GGCGCCGATGGCCGCGTTCATCGAGGCAATCTCATCTTCGAACTGCATCGTGATCACGCCGAAATTCTTGAGCGACGAAAGTTCCTGCAAGATCTCCGTCGCGGGCGTGATCGGATAGCTGCAGTAGACCAGCTTCAGGTCGGCCTTCTGCGTGGCGGCCACCATGCCGTAGACGATGCCTTGGTAGCCGGTCAGGTTCTTGTAGCGTCCGGGGCGCAGCTTGGCGGGCGGCACCTCGTAAGCGACGGAAAAGAGTTCGACGGTTTCGGCGTAATTGAAACCGGCCTTGAGGACCCGAGTGTTAGCCTCGACGAAATCCGGCGACTTGGCGAATTTGTTCTTGATCCAGCGTTCGATCGGATCGAGCGGCCGGCCGTAGAGCCAGCAGACCACGCCCAGCGCAAAAAAGTTGCGACACCGTTCGCGATCTTTGTGGGAAACGGACGCCATGTCCTCGATGGTCTTCACCGTGATCGAGGTCATGGGGATCTTCACCACGCGCAGTCCGGAGAGAGAATTGTCCTCAAGCGGATTGGCCTGGTAGCCCGCCTTCTCAAGGTTCTTTTCCGTGAATTCGTCTGTGTTCACGATAATCGTTGCGTTCGGAGCGATCCGGTTGAGATTCGCCTTCAACGCCGCCGGATTAAAAGCGATCAGGACCTGCGCTTTGTCGCCCGGCGTATGGATGTCATACGACGAAAATTGGATCTGGTACCCTGAGACACCCGGCACCGAGCCCGCCGGGGCGCGGATCTCCGCGGGAAAATCGGGGAAGGTGGAGAGGTCGTTCCCCGCGATGGCGGTAACGTTGGTGAACTGGCTTCCGGTGAGTTGAATACCGTCGCCCGAGTCGCCGGCAAACCGGATGATGGCTTCGCGGACCTGCTGTCGGCTGATCCTCTTCTTTCCGCCTTCAGGCGAATCGAGGCGGTCTTCGGGTGATGGTGTTTGTGCCATGTTGTGCTTCTCCCAGCTTAGGTTCTTCGTTGCATCGCCAGGGATGCCTCTCCGTTACCTCTTGAGCTTCTTGACCACGGTCTCGCCGATGGCGGCGGGACTGGGAATGACATGCGCCCGGGCGCGTTTCAATGCCTCGACTTTCGAGGCGGCGGTCCCGGAACCCTGTGAGATAATCGCTCCGGCGTGGCCCATGCGGCGTCCCGGCGGCGCCGTCTGCCCGGCGATGAAGGCAAAGACGGGCTTCTTCATATGCTTCCGGATGAACTCCGCCGCTTCCTCTTCCTGCGTTCCGCCGATCTCGCCGATCATGACCACCGCCTTGGTCTGCTTGTCCTGTTCGAAAAGTTGAAGCGCATCGATGAACCCCGTGCCGATGATGGGATCGCCGCCGATTCCAATGCACGTCGACTGACCCAAGCCGCGTTCCGTAAGCTGCCATACGGCCTCGTAGGTGAGGGTGCCGCTGCGGGAGACGATGCCCACATTTCCCTTTCGGTGGATGTAGCCGGGCATGATGCCGATCTTGCATTCGCCGGGCGTGATGATGCCGGGACAGTTCGGGCCGATCAGCCTCGTGGGCTTCCCGTCGAGGTACCGCTTCACGCGCACCATGTCCAGGACCGGAATCCCCTCGGTGATGCAGATGACGAGTTCCATTCCGGCCTCAATGGCTTCCACCATGGCATCCATGGCGAACGCGGCGGGGACGAAGATCACCGACACGGTGGCGCCGGTCTTCCGCGCGGCCTCCTCGACCGAGTCGAAGATGGGCACGGGTCTCGATTTCGGAAGCTTGGGGTCGGCCGCTCCGGAAGGCTGCGAAGTACCCTGCCTGATTCCATCGATTCCTTCAGGGTGTCCTCTCGCGGCACTTCCCCCTTCCTGGGGGGCGAATAGCTCGCCGCCCTTGCCGGGAGTCACGCCCGCGACGATCTTGGTGCCGTAGGCGAGACACTGCTGGGCGTGGAACTGGCCGTTCTTGCCCGTGATGCCCTGCACGAGGACTTTCGAATTCTTGTTGACCAGGACAGCCATCGTGCAAAGACCGCCTAACGGAATCTCTGTTCGTAGGGGAGCATCTTTAGATGCTCCCTCTTGTCGGGAGGGTCTTAAGACCCTCCCCTACGCATTCTGTTGGGTGTACTAGGTTTCCGGTTCCTGTTCTGGAGGCTTCCACGGCCTTGCGGGCGCCTTCCTCAAGATTCGCCGCCACGATCAGCGGCAATCCCGAATCGGCGAGCATTTTCTTCCCAAGCTCCACGTTCGTTCCTTCCATCCGAACAACAATCGGCACCGGGATCTGCACTTTTCCCGATGCGCCCCACACCTCCTTGACCGCTTTCAGCATCCCTTCGGCAAGAGTATCGCACTTCAGAATGCCGCCAAAGATGTTGATGAGGATGGCCTGGACTTTGGGATCGGAAACCAGAATTCGGAAGGCCGCCGCCACTTTCTCCGCGCTGGCCCCCCCCCCGACGTCGAGGAAGTTGGCGGGCTCGCCGCCGTGGAGTTTGATGATGTCCATGGTGGACATCGCCAGGCCGGCGCCGTTCACCATGCACCCGATGTTGCCGTCAAGATGAATGTAACTGAGATCGAACTTGGAGGCTTCGACCTCCATGGGATCCTCCTCCAGCCGGTCGCGCATGTCCGCCACCTGCTTGTGCCGGAAGAGGGCGCTGTCGTCGAGATTCATTTTGGCATCGAGGGCCAGCCATTGTCCGCCTTTCGTGAGCACGAGTGGGTTGATTTCCAGGAGCGTGCAGTCCAGAGCAACATAGGCTTGGTAGAGGTTTCGCAAGAGCCTCGCGAAGCCGTCCAAGATCGGCCCTTTCAAGCCGAGCGCCAGTCCGGCCTTCCGTCCATGCGCGGGCAGGGCCCCGATGCTCGAATCGATCGCGATCTTGACGATTTTCTCCGGCGAATGCTTGGCGACTTCCTCGATCTCGACGCCGCCTTCCGTGCTGGCCATCACCGTCAGCCGATTGCGGCTCCGATCCAGCACGAGGCCGAGGTAGTATTCCTTCTGGATATCAAGTCCCTCCTCGACGAGGAGCATCCTCACGAGTTTGCCCTGCGGCCCGGTTTGATGAGTCACGATCTTCATTCCGATCATTTTCTGGGCGAGATCTCCGGCTTCATCCGCCGAACGCGCGAGCTTGATGCCCCCGGCCTTGCCGCGTCCTCCCGCGTGGACTTGGGCCTTCAAGACGACCGGTGAAGTGCCCAACTGCTCCACCGCCTTTCGAACTTCGTCCGGTGAGCGTGCGAGAATGTTTCTAGGGACAGGTACTTGAAAAGATTTCAGGAGTTCCTTCGCTTGGTATTCATGCAAGTTCATAGTGTGTAATCCTTGTCAGTATTGAAACCTGTTCAAAACCGCGCGCGTAGTGTGTCCACTTCCCCCTTCCGGGAATATGATCGCGGTCAACCTGGATGTTCTAGGCTCTATGTGAAAACCCCACCATTGCCTTGGGGAGCATCTCTTGGTAGCCGCACCCTTTACGGGTGCGTCTTCGGACGCAGGCTGAAGCCTGCGCCTACCGGTCCAACGCGTTTTCAAACAGAGCCTAGAACCCTTCGCTCGAGATGGCGGAAGGGGTGGGTTGAACCACGGCGGAGGAAAACGCCTGCATCAACACGGACACCATGCCGACGCGCAGGCCCGTGCCGAACCCCGCGATGTTGTCCATGAGCATCTTGAGGAAAAAGCCGCCCGAACGCAGATCGTTGAACACCGTGTGGCTCATGAGCGTTTTTCCGTCCATCGGATAGAAATCCCACGCACCCCATTCGCCGTCGATCGTATGGTCCCGCAGGCGATTGAGCGAAAAGGAAAGGCGGTTGCCGCCCGGCTGCCAAACGTAGTCGTAGGACTGCTCGAACGTGAGCGGGAAAATGATCTTGTACTTCATCTTGAATTCCATGGTGAAGGCGTTGGCATCGCCTTTGATCTTCCGGACGTCCTCCATCACTTTGAAGAACTTGGGATAGCGGCCGAAGTCGGTGACGACGGCCTTGCACCGTTCGGGTGGCGCGTCCACGAGCGCCAGCGAGGAGAAGAAACGGATCCCGTTTGAATCGGGATACCATGACAGCACGACTTTCTTGAATTGGCGGACGAGTCCTTCCAGCGCGGCGCTGTTTTCGATGGGTGGAGGGAGGGTGACTTTCTGCCAATCGAAGGACTTGGCCTCCGCAATCACCTTGATGCCTTCCACGCGTTCCTTCACGGATTCGGGGAAGAGCGTGCCGACCGAAACGAGCGTCGGCGTTTCCAACTCGGGAAACGTCTTGAACATGAGCTTCGCCAGCGCCCCGAATGAGGAGAGATTCGCGTATGAGGTGTAGGTCATCACCGTCCGGTTCTCATCGACTGGGAAGTAGATCTCCCGATAATTCACTTCCGTGAACGCCTGCTCGCCTTTCTTTGCCGGCAAGCCCCAAATCAGATGCTCATCCTTTTCGAGGTGCTGTTCGAGCGTCCACACGATGCCGAGTTCGATCGGCCCGGCCTTGATACCGGTCTTGTACTCGGAGTCCTGCGACCGTTGTTCGGGCCGTTTCTCCAGCACCTTCACGTGAATCACGTTCGGAACAAACTCGTGATAGTGGTCGTAGTCGGTGACCGTCGCCCAAACTTTTTCGAACGGGGCCTTGATCAGAAGGATGCCGGTGACGAACGTGGGCTTTCCCGGCTGCTCGTGAATGATGACGATCGTGGCTTTTTCGAGCAGCGGGACGAGCGCCTTCGGATCGAACGTCCCGCGGATCTCCGGGTAGACCCCTTCCGGCTCGTGGGCGAAAAGCGGCGCCGAAGGAAGGGCGAGGAATATGGCTGCGGCAACCAACGCCCGAAGGCAAAGTAACACCCTCCCGTTCAAAGTCATGATGGCCCTTGTCTACCAAACCCACTCGCGGCTTTCAACCTGAAAACTGCGTCCGCCCTTGCCTTCAGGGCTCAAACGTAGAGCCTCTAACGTAATGACGCGGGCTGAAGCCCCATGCCACGGAGGGTATGGGACCATGGTATGTCGCCGCACCACGGATGGTGCGGCATGTAACATGGCCCGCGGCTACCGGGAATGCGCATCCGTGGTAGGCGCAGGCTTTATGCCTGCGGAAGACGCTTACTGGTTCCCCATTGTGTTAGAGGCTCTTAGTCGCACGGAGCCGCAACGACCATTCCGTGTGCGGTTTTCCGCCGGGCCGGGTATCATCCTGCCGTACCATGAACCCTGCGAGGACTGATCGGTCGGGGGGCACGGGGAATCCGGTCTCCCCCAAGCCCCTGTGGACAAATTACGACCTGTGTTGATGTGATCTCCCTCGTCACTGCCCGAAAAGACTGCCGAGGTGATATTATCAGGCCACATTTTCCTCTGAATGAATGGATAGAAAGCATCATGTCCAAAGCTAAGCCGACGGCCGAAAAAGCCGGGGATGAAATGGCGGCGTTTCCGGGTCCACAGGACAGATTGTTTGAATTCGCGGCCAAAGGGACAGTCACTCCGTCGGAATTTTCCAGGAGACAGGCTTGGCACTTCTACGTAAACGGCTACAAAGACGCCGCTGATTTCCTAGTCACACATGCTGCAACAGAGGGAGACCCGCGTAAGATCGGGTACCCCATCTTATTCTTGTACCGCCAGCACCTCGAACTGGCACTCAAAGCCCTAATTCGCGATTGCGGCCGTATGGCTGGGAGGCGCGAGGCCTTTCCCAAAACACATCGAATCGATGACCTATGGCAGATTTGCTGTCGTTTACTCAACGAAATATCGTCAGGCACGTCCAACAACGATGAAATACAACAGACCACTCGGCTAATCGCTGAGTTCTCCAAGGTAGATCCAACGTCCGAGGCGTCTCGATATCCGGAAGATAAAGACGGTAATCCAC
The nucleotide sequence above comes from Nitrospirota bacterium. Encoded proteins:
- the sucD gene encoding succinate--CoA ligase subunit alpha, yielding MAVLVNKNSKVLVQGITGKNGQFHAQQCLAYGTKIVAGVTPGKGGELFAPQEGGSAARGHPEGIDGIRQGTSQPSGAADPKLPKSRPVPIFDSVEEAARKTGATVSVIFVPAAFAMDAMVEAIEAGMELVICITEGIPVLDMVRVKRYLDGKPTRLIGPNCPGIITPGECKIGIMPGYIHRKGNVGIVSRSGTLTYEAVWQLTERGLGQSTCIGIGGDPIIGTGFIDALQLFEQDKQTKAVVMIGEIGGTQEEEAAEFIRKHMKKPVFAFIAGQTAPPGRRMGHAGAIISQGSGTAASKVEALKRARAHVIPSPAAIGETVVKKLKR
- a CDS encoding 2-oxoacid:acceptor oxidoreductase subunit alpha, coding for MAQTPSPEDRLDSPEGGKKRISRQQVREAIIRFAGDSGDGIQLTGSQFTNVTAIAGNDLSTFPDFPAEIRAPAGSVPGVSGYQIQFSSYDIHTPGDKAQVLIAFNPAALKANLNRIAPNATIIVNTDEFTEKNLEKAGYQANPLEDNSLSGLRVVKIPMTSITVKTIEDMASVSHKDRERCRNFFALGVVCWLYGRPLDPIERWIKNKFAKSPDFVEANTRVLKAGFNYAETVELFSVAYEVPPAKLRPGRYKNLTGYQGIVYGMVAATQKADLKLVYCSYPITPATEILQELSSLKNFGVITMQFEDEIASMNAAIGASFAGGLGATGTSGPGLALKSEALGLAVITELPIIVVDVQRAGPSTGMPTKTEQADLLFALFGRPSESPVPIVAVASASDAFDCAVEATRIAIKYMTPVILLTDLYTVFGSEPWRIADVNALPAMDVSPRLRALKAGSNGGFQPYARDEKTLARPWALPGTPGLEHRIGGLEKSNILGHISYDPPNHDLMVKMRAEKVARIAQELPPTEIVGKANPDLLVVSWGSTFGPIRTAVERSVEQGLSIGHLHLRWLNPLPSDLGSILKKHKRILVPENNLGQLSFLIRANYLVETIGYNRVTGQPFSVSELQDEFKKQLSKR
- the sucC gene encoding ADP-forming succinate--CoA ligase subunit beta, yielding MNLHEYQAKELLKSFQVPVPRNILARSPDEVRKAVEQLGTSPVVLKAQVHAGGRGKAGGIKLARSADEAGDLAQKMIGMKIVTHQTGPQGKLVRMLLVEEGLDIQKEYYLGLVLDRSRNRLTVMASTEGGVEIEEVAKHSPEKIVKIAIDSSIGALPAHGRKAGLALGLKGPILDGFARLLRNLYQAYVALDCTLLEINPLVLTKGGQWLALDAKMNLDDSALFRHKQVADMRDRLEEDPMEVEASKFDLSYIHLDGNIGCMVNGAGLAMSTMDIIKLHGGEPANFLDVGGGASAEKVAAAFRILVSDPKVQAILINIFGGILKCDTLAEGMLKAVKEVWGASGKVQIPVPIVVRMEGTNVELGKKMLADSGLPLIVAANLEEGARKAVEASRTGTGNLVHPTECVGEGLKTLPTRGSI